In Nasonia vitripennis strain AsymCx chromosome 2, Nvit_psr_1.1, whole genome shotgun sequence, a genomic segment contains:
- the LOC100122140 gene encoding ichor, whose amino-acid sequence MKFETQTGPPTTPSHLTSSGVEPPHSSQGNQGIVVGGSPGEVVGVDNMLLSPWGATGTEFLEAHDAKQTAAGLDDAWDTLLLGSSVGITANQSLAELKPLPPFTNYTGHLSINGIPGHHYHTIASSAQRPGMQSTSPSPSSNQEYYESSVVSSSTPCPQASQKQQQQQQHQHQHHHHHHQQQQQQQQQQQQQQQQLPQSTQQTVDYNIEDLAEIIGSAMADTTVPGSGNGGPGNNAGNNGPSSDHDPEVSPRDWIDIADWIDTACSPKTQETSSSSPYSQMYATAATSTPSNPGQQQHGSTLQSLLTHGYSPMLQQRLQASCGETPSSTSPYPPVSPPGRVSTSCSPDHHLHSSSFVTPQHTRKRSRPSGGSHNPSKKSPGTTTATLPYGTESGLIGGKEKPVHRCSICNRGFLNKSNIKVHLRTHTGEKPFRCEVCGKAFRQKAHLIKHQQIHKRIGRD is encoded by the coding sequence ATGAAGTTTGAGACCCAGACTGGACCGCCGACGACACCCTCGCATTTGACCTCTTCCGGCGTCGAGCCGCCACACAGCAGTCAGGGTAACCAGGGTATCGTCGTGGGAGGCTCGCCCGGCGAGGTTGTAGGAGTCGACAATATGTTGCTGTCACCGTGGGGAGCCACGGGAACCGAGTTCCTCGAAGCGCACGACGCCAAGCAGACGGCGGCTGGTCTGGATGACGCCTGGGACACCCTGCTCCTCGGCTCCTCCGTCGGTATCACCGCCAACCAGTCGCTAGCCGAGCTCAAGCCGTTGCCACCGTTTACTAACTACACGGGACACCTCAGCATCAACGGGATCCCAGGACACCACTACCACACGATAGCCTCGTCGGCCCAGCGACCCGGAATGCAGTCGACCTCGCCCTCGCCATCCTCCAACCAGGAGTACTACGAGTCCTCGGTGGTGTCCTCCAGCACGCCCTGCCCGCAGGCCAgtcagaagcagcagcagcagcagcaacaccaACACCAACACCATCACCACCATcaccagcagcaacagcagcaacagcagcagcagcagcagcagcagcagcagttgcCGCAGTCCACCCAGCAGACGGTCGACTACAACATCGAGGATCTGGCGGAGATCATCGGATCGGCCATGGCGGACACCACGGTGCCCGGCAGTGGCAACGGTGGACCCGGCAACAACGCCGGCAACAACGGCCCCTCCTCGGATCACGACCCCGAGGTCTCCCCGCGAGATTGGATCGACATTGCCGACTGGATCGACACTGCCTGCTCGCCCAAAACCCAGGAGACCAGCTCGTCTAGCCCGTACTCGCAGATGTACGCCACCGCGGCGACGTCGACGCCGTCCAACCcgggccagcagcagcacggcTCGACCCTGCAGAGCCTCCTGACCCACGGCTACTCGCCGATGCTCCAGCAGAGGCTGCAGGCCTCCTGCGGCGAGACTCCCTCCTCCACCAGCCCGTACCCGCCGGTCAGTCCGCCCGGACGCGTGTCCACCTCCTGCAGTCCTGACCACCACCTCCACTCGTCGTCCTTCGTGACGCCGCAGCACACGCGGAAACGGTCGCGACCCTCCGGCGGCTCGCACAACCCGTCGAAGAAGAGCCCGGGCACCACGACAGCGACGCTCCCGTATGGCACTGAGTCCGGCCTGATCGGCGGCAAGGAGAAGCCTGTGCACAGGTGTTCCATCTGCAACCGAGGCTTCCTCAACAAGAGCAACATCAAGGTCCATCTGAGGACGCACACGGGCGAGAAGCCGTTCAGGTGCGAGGTCTGCGGCAAGGCCTTCCGCCAGAAGGCTCACCTGATCAAGCACCAGCAGATCCACAAGCGAATCGGCAGGGACTAG